In Helianthus annuus cultivar XRQ/B chromosome 3, HanXRQr2.0-SUNRISE, whole genome shotgun sequence, a single window of DNA contains:
- the LOC110928995 gene encoding uncharacterized protein LOC110928995 isoform X1 encodes MVGNEGVKGVFKKSHSRLLVDITCKLGSSSFRGVQSSNPSMSPATSSVSNLRSSSLKSPFYGLIVCVTGLSKEARKQVMDATERLGGQYSPHLHPRCTHLVVQSSGGRKFEHALKHGATNGLFIVTLGWFVDSVRRNVRLNEALYVVRSLGENHTPKDDINMFTSGNSCLPVAMLENARQSSVVEKPRLFSSEEELKRRGSLFSGQSIYVDPEVSAELQNKVVEAAFGQGCSLVDQWLPGHNPSHVVCEESSVQKYLGHSNYLVTPLWVLKTVKETRPQRLVHLSADLARQIGMMLDNVQGAAHHQKDICRTISSQEPQSLGINSNYEENQNIVNLAKNGVRNRRGRRMQAPVKPLTPSTLLDSICWSISDPSSNAAIYTDIFIDTNEDVKESDASFVNSSRPLSDAEKNELVFKNHFLTILFPVDRFSEMGPSSRTYFSDTGFTCLQLLDHIHAFYQENMSKMEIELAIHTDSRHADKLRSVYASKEAAEHGYAEIKRIEFLGSRKSFEMLKRVSGDNNSNVYELLTRA; translated from the exons ATGGTTGGGAATGAAGGTGTAAAGGGTGTTTTCAAGAAATCTCATTCAAGATTACTTGTGGATATTACTTGTAAATTGGGTAGTTCTTCATTCAGAGGGGTTCAATCTTCAAATCCTTCTATGTCACCTGCAACTTCTTCGGTTTCTAATCTCCGTTCATCATCATTAAAATCCCCATTTTATGGGCTTATTGTTTGTGTTACTGGATTATCAAAAG AAGCAAGAAAACAAGTGATGGATGCAACAGAGAGATTGGGTGGTCAATACAGTCCGCATTTGCATCCTCGTTGTACCCATTTGGTGGTCCAG AGCTCTGGTGGACGAAAGTTTGAGCATGCGTTGAAGCATGGAGCCACAAACGGTCTCTTTATTGTTACACTTGGATGGTTTGTGGACAGTGTTAGAAGAAACG TGAGATTGAATGAAGCTCTTTATGTTGTAAGAAGTCTCGGAGAAAATCATACGCCGAAGGATGATATTAACATGTTCACTAGTGGGAATTCTTGTCTTCCTGTTGCCATGCTTGAAAATGCTAGACAATCGAGCGTCGTTGAGAAACCGAGATTATTCTCATCAGAAGAAGAGCTTAAAAGAAGAGGTTCACTCTTTTCGGGTCAATCCATTTATGTTGACCCAGAAGTTTCAGCTGAGCTGCAAAATAAG GTTGTTGAGGCGGCTTTTGGACAAGGATGTTCATTAGTGGACCAATGGTTGCCAGGTCACAATCCTAGTCACGTTGTATGCGAAGAGTCTTCCGTTCAAAAATATCTCGGTCACTCCAATTATCTTGTTACC CCCCTATGGGTTCTCAAGACCGTGAAGGAGACTAGGCCTCAGAGGCTTGTTCATTTGTCTGCTGACCTGGCACGTCAGATCGGTATGATGCTTGATAATGTTCAAGGGGCTGCTCATCATCAAAAG GATATTTGTCGGACCATTTCTTCTCAAGAACCACAAAGTCTCGGAATCAATTCTAACTATGAAGAAAATCAAAATATAGTAAACCTTGCCAAAAATGGGGTTAGAAATCGTCGGGGGCGTCGCATGCAG GCACCAGTAAAACCATTAACCCCAAGCACACTTCTTGATTCAATCTGCTGGTCAATCTCTGACCCGTCATCAAATGCTGCTATCTACACTGACATTTTCATCGACACAAATGAAGATGTGAAAGAATCTGATGCTTCGTTTGTCAACTCCTCGAGACCACTTTCAGACGC CGAGAAGAATGAGTTGGTTTTCAAGAACCATTTCCTCACTATTCTGTTTCCGGTGGACCGGTTCTCAGAGATGGGCCCCAGTTCAAGGACGTATTTTAGCGACACAGGGTTCACATGTTTGCAACTGTTAGATCACATACATGCATTTTACCAG GAAAACATGTCGAAGATGGAGATCGAGTTAGCCATTCATACTGACTCAAGGCATGCTGATAAGCTAAGATCAGTTTACGCAAGCAAAGAAGCTGCAGAACATGGTTATGCAGAGATCAAACGTATAGAGTTTTTAGGGAGTCGAAAAAGCTTTGAAATGCTAAAACGTGTTTCTGGGGATAACAATAGTAATGTCTACGAGTTGCTGACACGAGCATAG
- the LOC110928997 gene encoding uncharacterized protein LOC110928997: MEECYFPANLKRKDLEEVNHDFSDFSLSSPPTKMRRLDAELPQIIEEEEMANPVAFGQPEPSQTIDDLSGILPVNEERAIVLYDPAPLLQTRSPFTISVNSDFLSGFKNPVFWSNRSHPLEYLNAIKEKQENSDDQNNGSLAVVPWVPMHSQHQSMAEAEIPRTEEVSEMMDADDMEAMAMDVEDVNNSQRIHINGLGSVSGVEGANQWQQHCMIPQAAHSLSAPVAWSGTGV; this comes from the exons ATGGAAGAATGCTATTTTCCCGCGAATTTAAAGCGGAAAGATCTGGAAGAAGTTAACCATGATTTCTCTGACTTCTCGCTCTCTTCTCCGCCCACTAAAATGCGCCGTCTG GATGCTGAGTTACCCCAAATAATCGAGGAAGAAGAGATGGCAAATCCAGTTGCATTTGGACAACCAGAACCCTCTCAAACAATCGATGATCTGAGTGGTATTCTCCCTGTGAATGAAGAGAGGGCAATTGTTCTCTATGATCCCGCCCCGTTATTGCAAACGCGATCCCCATTCACCATTTCGGTTAATTCAGACTTCCTTTCTGGGTTTAAAA ATCCAGTCTTCTGGTCGAATCGATCGCACCCACTTGAGTACTTGAATGCCATAAAAGAAAAACAGGAGAACAGTGATGATCAAAACAATGGAAGTCTAGCTGTTGTACCATGGGTGCCTATGCATTCACAACACCAATCAATGGCAGAGGCGGAGATTCCTCGTACAGAAGAAGTATCAGAGATGATGGATGCTGATGACATGGAAGCCATGGCCATGGATGTTGAAGATGTTAATAACTCGCAACGAATTCACATCAACGGGCTTGGTTCAGTGAGCGGTGTTGAAGGGGCGAACCAGTGGCAACAACATTGCATGATTCCACAGGCCGCTCATAGTTTGTCAGCACCAGTTGCTTGGTCAGGTACTGGTGTTTAG
- the LOC110928995 gene encoding uncharacterized protein LOC110928995 isoform X2 has product MVGNEGVKGVFKKSHSRLLVDITCKLGSSSFRGVQSSNPSMSPATSSVSNLRSSSLKSPFYGLIVCVTGLSKEARKQVMDATERLGGQYSPHLHPRCTHLVVQSSGGRKFEHALKHGATNGLFIVTLGWFVDSVRRNVRLNEALYVVRSLGENHTPKDDINMFTSGNSCLPVAMLENARQSSVVEKPRLFSSEEELKRRGSLFSGQSIYVDPEVSAELQNKVVEAAFGQGCSLVDQWLPGHNPSHVVCEESSVQKYLGHSNYLVTPLWVLKTVKETRPQRLVHLSADLARQIGMMLDNVQGAAHHQKAPVKPLTPSTLLDSICWSISDPSSNAAIYTDIFIDTNEDVKESDASFVNSSRPLSDAEKNELVFKNHFLTILFPVDRFSEMGPSSRTYFSDTGFTCLQLLDHIHAFYQENMSKMEIELAIHTDSRHADKLRSVYASKEAAEHGYAEIKRIEFLGSRKSFEMLKRVSGDNNSNVYELLTRA; this is encoded by the exons ATGGTTGGGAATGAAGGTGTAAAGGGTGTTTTCAAGAAATCTCATTCAAGATTACTTGTGGATATTACTTGTAAATTGGGTAGTTCTTCATTCAGAGGGGTTCAATCTTCAAATCCTTCTATGTCACCTGCAACTTCTTCGGTTTCTAATCTCCGTTCATCATCATTAAAATCCCCATTTTATGGGCTTATTGTTTGTGTTACTGGATTATCAAAAG AAGCAAGAAAACAAGTGATGGATGCAACAGAGAGATTGGGTGGTCAATACAGTCCGCATTTGCATCCTCGTTGTACCCATTTGGTGGTCCAG AGCTCTGGTGGACGAAAGTTTGAGCATGCGTTGAAGCATGGAGCCACAAACGGTCTCTTTATTGTTACACTTGGATGGTTTGTGGACAGTGTTAGAAGAAACG TGAGATTGAATGAAGCTCTTTATGTTGTAAGAAGTCTCGGAGAAAATCATACGCCGAAGGATGATATTAACATGTTCACTAGTGGGAATTCTTGTCTTCCTGTTGCCATGCTTGAAAATGCTAGACAATCGAGCGTCGTTGAGAAACCGAGATTATTCTCATCAGAAGAAGAGCTTAAAAGAAGAGGTTCACTCTTTTCGGGTCAATCCATTTATGTTGACCCAGAAGTTTCAGCTGAGCTGCAAAATAAG GTTGTTGAGGCGGCTTTTGGACAAGGATGTTCATTAGTGGACCAATGGTTGCCAGGTCACAATCCTAGTCACGTTGTATGCGAAGAGTCTTCCGTTCAAAAATATCTCGGTCACTCCAATTATCTTGTTACC CCCCTATGGGTTCTCAAGACCGTGAAGGAGACTAGGCCTCAGAGGCTTGTTCATTTGTCTGCTGACCTGGCACGTCAGATCGGTATGATGCTTGATAATGTTCAAGGGGCTGCTCATCATCAAAAG GCACCAGTAAAACCATTAACCCCAAGCACACTTCTTGATTCAATCTGCTGGTCAATCTCTGACCCGTCATCAAATGCTGCTATCTACACTGACATTTTCATCGACACAAATGAAGATGTGAAAGAATCTGATGCTTCGTTTGTCAACTCCTCGAGACCACTTTCAGACGC CGAGAAGAATGAGTTGGTTTTCAAGAACCATTTCCTCACTATTCTGTTTCCGGTGGACCGGTTCTCAGAGATGGGCCCCAGTTCAAGGACGTATTTTAGCGACACAGGGTTCACATGTTTGCAACTGTTAGATCACATACATGCATTTTACCAG GAAAACATGTCGAAGATGGAGATCGAGTTAGCCATTCATACTGACTCAAGGCATGCTGATAAGCTAAGATCAGTTTACGCAAGCAAAGAAGCTGCAGAACATGGTTATGCAGAGATCAAACGTATAGAGTTTTTAGGGAGTCGAAAAAGCTTTGAAATGCTAAAACGTGTTTCTGGGGATAACAATAGTAATGTCTACGAGTTGCTGACACGAGCATAG